Proteins encoded by one window of Ignavibacteriota bacterium:
- a CDS encoding HAMP domain-containing histidine kinase, giving the protein MFKSIKSKFILLSIIIIILSIGIPVGFLLNQFNKNFHDRSVIMVGAAIDLMIFGLNNSMMKGDNKNVQNIVEQIGKNKSIEHIRIINSDGIIKYAIHSDEIGKNIDVIEPGHLKTNLSQIHARSISLNSKTNTYTAIQPIVMEKRCHSCHKNPINSFLDVDTDLTKAEVNFYTGSFHMFFLGLVLIFILAFSFYLIFNKYINKPLNDFILALSEVEKGNLNLNLPVSGENEFSILHNHFNRMVNELKSSRGQIEEMHFEQLQRADKMVTLGELTASMAHDINNHSAIIMSRADYLLFESENNNSLSGYKDDLNVVNDQIEKISRITGNILKHSKKTSKTFTNFDLVKLVETSTDMLEPLIKKRKVVLSKEIKIDHAKIFGDPNQIEQVILNLVGNSLDAIKENGKIDVKVQAETENKIELSVSDNGIGIDNDSIGKIFSPFYTNKESGKGTGLGLYIVQNICKNHNAEIKCESNLDQGTTFTITFNGDSENV; this is encoded by the coding sequence ATGTTCAAATCTATCAAAAGTAAATTTATTTTACTTTCAATCATTATAATAATACTAAGTATTGGAATTCCTGTTGGATTTTTATTAAATCAGTTTAATAAAAATTTTCACGATCGATCCGTAATTATGGTCGGCGCCGCTATTGATCTGATGATTTTCGGACTAAATAATTCAATGATGAAAGGCGACAATAAGAATGTTCAAAATATTGTTGAACAAATTGGAAAAAATAAATCAATTGAACACATAAGAATTATTAACAGCGACGGAATTATTAAATACGCGATACACAGCGATGAAATTGGAAAAAATATTGATGTTATTGAACCAGGTCATTTAAAAACAAATTTATCACAGATACATGCAAGAAGTATTTCACTTAATTCTAAAACTAATACGTATACTGCCATTCAACCTATTGTTATGGAAAAAAGATGTCATTCATGCCACAAAAATCCTATAAATTCTTTTCTTGATGTTGATACTGACTTGACAAAAGCCGAGGTTAATTTTTATACCGGCAGTTTTCATATGTTCTTTTTAGGACTCGTTTTAATTTTTATTTTGGCATTTTCATTTTATCTCATATTTAATAAATATATTAATAAACCATTAAATGATTTTATTCTCGCGCTAAGCGAAGTTGAAAAGGGCAACTTAAATTTAAATTTACCCGTTTCAGGTGAAAATGAGTTTTCAATACTTCATAACCACTTCAATAGAATGGTAAATGAATTAAAATCTTCGCGCGGACAAATTGAAGAAATGCATTTTGAACAGTTACAGCGTGCGGATAAAATGGTAACTTTGGGAGAACTTACAGCTTCTATGGCTCATGATATAAATAATCACTCGGCAATAATTATGTCAAGAGCTGATTATTTATTATTTGAATCTGAAAATAATAATTCGCTATCCGGTTATAAAGATGATCTCAACGTAGTAAATGATCAAATTGAAAAAATTTCCAGAATAACGGGTAATATTTTAAAACACAGCAAAAAAACTTCTAAAACTTTTACAAATTTTGACTTGGTCAAACTTGTTGAAACAAGCACAGATATGCTCGAACCATTAATTAAAAAAAGAAAAGTCGTTTTATCAAAAGAAATAAAAATAGATCATGCAAAAATTTTCGGAGATCCTAATCAAATTGAACAAGTAATTTTAAATTTAGTTGGAAATTCTTTGGATGCGATTAAGGAAAATGGAAAAATAGATGTCAAAGTTCAAGCTGAAACGGAAAATAAAATTGAATTAAGCGTTAGTGATAACGGAATTGGAATAGATAACGATTCTATTGGTAAAATATTTTCACCATTTTATACAAATAAAGAATCCGGCAAAGGAACCGGTTTGGGATTATATATTGTTCAAAATATTTGTAAAAATCATAATGCTGAAATTAAATGTGAAAGTAATTTAGATCAAGGTACGACTTTCACAATAACCTTTAACGGAGACTCTGAAAATGTTTGA
- a CDS encoding sigma-54-dependent Fis family transcriptional regulator, producing MFDVLLLDDEKEMLVGLEKILSSRNNLKVTALMEPQKALNLLEKNKYDLIITDLKMNEFSGIDILKKAKLNNPNANVIIISGYGTIEASVEAIQLGAFDFIEKPFTSKKLFQCIDKALESLIQSENTVEDVDPIIADSGIVYKSQQMKDVIEILKKIAPQKMNVLIIGESGTGKELIARIIHKLSNRDGNPFVPVNCGALPENLFESELFGHERGAFTGAVKTKPGLLEFANLGTFFFDEIGDMSQQLQIKLLRMLEDRRIRRVGGQKEIDIDVRIIAATNKDLEKEVENGNFREDLFYRLNNIQIHIPPLRERVEDIMPLLEHNLRILCDKENKQVKTFSNDAKDLLKSYQWPGNVRELQNMIGRAFYLSTSNIIQKEDLPKYILKDELPISNNILSLQYNDAKEKTITEFETEYLSYHLKKNKGNISKTAIECGLDRRSLHRLIAKYNIIYKE from the coding sequence ATGTTTGACGTTCTTTTATTGGATGATGAAAAGGAAATGCTGGTCGGCTTAGAAAAAATTCTATCAAGCAGAAATAATTTAAAGGTTACAGCTTTGATGGAACCGCAGAAAGCCCTTAATTTACTTGAAAAAAACAAATATGATTTAATCATTACCGATCTCAAAATGAACGAGTTTTCCGGAATTGATATTCTGAAAAAAGCAAAATTGAATAACCCAAACGCAAATGTAATTATTATCTCCGGTTATGGAACGATTGAAGCAAGCGTTGAAGCTATTCAATTAGGCGCGTTCGATTTTATTGAAAAACCTTTTACGTCGAAAAAATTATTTCAATGTATTGATAAAGCGTTGGAATCTTTAATCCAATCGGAAAATACTGTTGAAGATGTTGACCCAATTATTGCTGATTCCGGAATTGTTTATAAAAGTCAGCAAATGAAAGACGTAATAGAAATTTTAAAAAAAATTGCGCCTCAAAAGATGAATGTTTTAATTATTGGTGAAAGCGGTACGGGAAAAGAACTAATTGCAAGAATAATTCATAAATTAAGTAATCGTGATGGAAATCCTTTTGTTCCGGTTAATTGCGGCGCATTGCCCGAAAACCTTTTTGAAAGTGAATTGTTTGGACATGAAAGAGGCGCTTTTACCGGTGCCGTAAAAACAAAACCTGGACTGTTGGAATTTGCAAATTTGGGGACTTTCTTTTTTGACGAAATAGGGGATATGAGTCAGCAATTACAAATTAAACTTTTGCGAATGCTTGAAGACAGAAGAATAAGAAGAGTGGGCGGACAAAAGGAAATTGATATTGACGTTAGAATAATTGCCGCTACAAATAAAGATTTAGAGAAGGAAGTTGAAAACGGAAATTTCAGAGAAGATTTATTTTATAGGCTTAATAATATACAAATTCATATTCCGCCTTTGCGTGAAAGGGTTGAGGATATTATGCCGCTGCTTGAGCATAATTTGAGAATTCTATGCGATAAAGAAAATAAGCAGGTTAAAACATTTTCCAATGACGCGAAAGATTTGCTGAAATCATACCAATGGCCGGGAAATGTAAGGGAGCTTCAAAATATGATTGGAAGGGCGTTTTATCTTTCAACATCTAACATAATTCAGAAAGAAGATCTGCCAAAGTATATTTTGAAAGATGAACTTCCGATTTCAAATAATATTTTAAGTCTTCAATATAATGACGCAAAAGAAAAAACAATTACTGAATTTGAAACTGAATATTTGTCATATCATTTAAAGAAAAATAAAGGAAATATTTCTAAAACCGCTATTGAATGCGGACTCGACAGAAGATCACTTCACAGACTAATTGCAAAATATAATATAATTTATAAAGAATAA
- a CDS encoding response regulator, whose amino-acid sequence MLIISTDNQIYESLENFSKEFGCDFSIYNRSNDPLDIISEVLSKNSNIVILDDDFIAPNSTRLLENIRKVNPKLSVIFITSDLSIELGRAINSIGVKYYLIKPIDSMNLREFINSVRTQNQNLIF is encoded by the coding sequence ATGCTAATAATATCGACAGACAATCAAATTTATGAATCTTTAGAAAATTTTTCTAAAGAATTCGGATGCGATTTCAGCATATACAATCGCTCAAACGATCCTTTAGATATTATATCGGAAGTGCTTAGCAAAAATTCAAATATCGTAATTTTAGATGATGATTTCATTGCTCCAAATTCAACCAGATTATTGGAAAATATTCGTAAAGTAAATCCAAAATTATCGGTGATATTTATTACATCAGACTTAAGTATTGAATTAGGCAGAGCAATAAATAGTATTGGCGTAAAGTATTATTTAATCAAGCCAATAGATTCAATGAATTTAAGAGAATTTATTAATTCAGTTAGAACTCAAAATCAAAATTTAATTTTTTAA